From a single Lolium rigidum isolate FL_2022 chromosome 7, APGP_CSIRO_Lrig_0.1, whole genome shotgun sequence genomic region:
- the LOC124675494 gene encoding uncharacterized protein LOC124675494 isoform X1, protein MARVKVFWLPAQCNSFRCSSKWAGTVERTGYSIWTIARVRHLTVVAARDLDQVVRGPVHQSSEGWSKLVFPVEDDIMSVLFETPSGFAIFHCCASLIEGKDVLEGLWVKFTDNFDAYRLVWLKQFKTFEDKSSAIMQNGVNERLSKMIMKFHFPWSKLAVAKPEYKEIVELYLNISCVHGPAVMELMWGIQNCMQLLVPMEKQKLTEADRLPISEGLHALLSRYGCVVKPEMVSEEIVNVASALFWCESVEKENETPLRSLGCLINRVSGINCDSWSFLTIATAIQVIWCPEEIAGPCEEFSAKKISRLFEDRDTYDAYLDKYECVRTSVVMIKAHDVRTRSEKRLKFLVEQAKASEA, encoded by the exons ATGGCACGGGTTAAGGTGTTTTGGCTGCCGGCGCAGTGTAATAGCTTTCGATGTTCCAGTAAGTGGGCTGGAACAGTTGAGCGCACTGGCTACTCCATTTGGACAATAGCTAGGGTTCGACATCTTACAGTGGTAGCCGCGAGAGATCTGGATCAGGTGGTGCGAGGCCCGGTCCACCAATCCAGTGAGGGATGGTCGAAACTGGTGTTCCCTGTGGAAG ATGATATAATGTCCGTGCTGTTTGAGACACCCTCTGGTTTCGCAATTTTCCATTGCTGTGCCTCACTCATTGAGGGCAAGGATGTCCTGGAG GGTTTATGGGTCAAATTCACGGATAATTTCGATGCATACCGT CTTGTTTGGCTAAAGCAATTTAAAACATTCGAGGACAAGTCCAGCGCCATTATGCAAAATGGTGTTAACGAAAGGCTTAGTAAGATGATCATGAAGTTTCACTTTCCATGGAGCAAACTGGCTGTTGCAAAGCCTGAATATAAAGAAATCGTTGAACTCTATTTG AATATATCCTGTGTGCATGGTCCAGCTGTGATGGAGCTAATGTGGGGCATACAAAATTGCATGCAACTTTTGGTGCCTATGGAAAAGCAAAAGTTGACTGAAGCAGACCGCCTCCCAATCAGTGAAGGACTTCATGCTCTCTTGAGTCGTTATGGTTGTGTAGTGAAACCAGAGATG GTCAGTGAGGAAATTGTTAATGTGGCTTCTGCATTGTTTTGGTGCGAATCTGTTGAGAAGGAAAATGAAACACCGTTGCGCAGTTTAGGCTGCCTCATCAATCGCGTGTCTGGCATCAATTGTGACAGCTGGTCCTTCCTGACAATTGCAACAGCTATTCAGGTGATATGGTGCCCTGAAGAAATTGCTGGGCCTTGTGAG GAGTTTTCAGCAAAAAAGAtttcaaggttgtttgaagatagAGATACATATGATGCTTATCTGGATAAGTATGAATGCGTGCGAACCTCTGTAGTTATGATAAAAGCTCATGATGTTAGGACAAGGAGCGAAAAACGATTGAAGTTCTTGGTCGAGCAGGCCAAAGCATCTGAAGCTTAA
- the LOC124675494 gene encoding nucleolar protein 58-like isoform X4: MSRRPGPSLPPPAKKPKGEGEPPKGEDDIMSVLFETPSGFAIFHCCASLIEGKDVLEGLWVKFTDNFDAYRLVWLKQFKTFEDKSSAIMQNGVNERLSKMIMKFHFPWSKLAVAKPEYKEIVELYLNISCVHGPAVMELMWGIQNCMQLLVPMEKQKLTEADRLPISEGLHALLSRYGCVVKPEMVSEEIVNVASALFWCESVEKENETPLRSLGCLINRVSGINCDSWSFLTIATAIQVIWCPEEIAGPCEEFSAKKISRLFEDRDTYDAYLDKYECVRTSVVMIKAHDVRTRSEKRLKFLVEQAKASEA, translated from the exons ATGAGCAGGCGACCtggcccctctcttcctcctccggcgaagaagccgaAGGGTGAAGGTGAGCCGCCGAAGGGTGAAG ATGATATAATGTCCGTGCTGTTTGAGACACCCTCTGGTTTCGCAATTTTCCATTGCTGTGCCTCACTCATTGAGGGCAAGGATGTCCTGGAG GGTTTATGGGTCAAATTCACGGATAATTTCGATGCATACCGT CTTGTTTGGCTAAAGCAATTTAAAACATTCGAGGACAAGTCCAGCGCCATTATGCAAAATGGTGTTAACGAAAGGCTTAGTAAGATGATCATGAAGTTTCACTTTCCATGGAGCAAACTGGCTGTTGCAAAGCCTGAATATAAAGAAATCGTTGAACTCTATTTG AATATATCCTGTGTGCATGGTCCAGCTGTGATGGAGCTAATGTGGGGCATACAAAATTGCATGCAACTTTTGGTGCCTATGGAAAAGCAAAAGTTGACTGAAGCAGACCGCCTCCCAATCAGTGAAGGACTTCATGCTCTCTTGAGTCGTTATGGTTGTGTAGTGAAACCAGAGATG GTCAGTGAGGAAATTGTTAATGTGGCTTCTGCATTGTTTTGGTGCGAATCTGTTGAGAAGGAAAATGAAACACCGTTGCGCAGTTTAGGCTGCCTCATCAATCGCGTGTCTGGCATCAATTGTGACAGCTGGTCCTTCCTGACAATTGCAACAGCTATTCAGGTGATATGGTGCCCTGAAGAAATTGCTGGGCCTTGTGAG GAGTTTTCAGCAAAAAAGAtttcaaggttgtttgaagatagAGATACATATGATGCTTATCTGGATAAGTATGAATGCGTGCGAACCTCTGTAGTTATGATAAAAGCTCATGATGTTAGGACAAGGAGCGAAAAACGATTGAAGTTCTTGGTCGAGCAGGCCAAAGCATCTGAAGCTTAA
- the LOC124675494 gene encoding nucleolar protein 58-like isoform X3 has protein sequence MSRRPGPSLPPPAKKPKGEGEPPKGEGDPPKGEDDIMSVLFETPSGFAIFHCCASLIEGKDVLEGLWVKFTDNFDAYRLVWLKQFKTFEDKSSAIMQNGVNERLSKMIMKFHFPWSKLAVAKPEYKEIVELYLNISCVHGPAVMELMWGIQNCMQLLVPMEKQKLTEADRLPISEGLHALLSRYGCVVKPEMVSEEIVNVASALFWCESVEKENETPLRSLGCLINRVSGINCDSWSFLTIATAIQVIWCPEEIAGPCEEFSAKKISRLFEDRDTYDAYLDKYECVRTSVVMIKAHDVRTRSEKRLKFLVEQAKASEA, from the exons ATGAGCAGGCGACCtggcccctctcttcctcctccggcgaagaagccgaAGGGTGAAGGTGAGCCGCCGAAGGGTGAAGGTGACCCACCGAAGGGTGAAG ATGATATAATGTCCGTGCTGTTTGAGACACCCTCTGGTTTCGCAATTTTCCATTGCTGTGCCTCACTCATTGAGGGCAAGGATGTCCTGGAG GGTTTATGGGTCAAATTCACGGATAATTTCGATGCATACCGT CTTGTTTGGCTAAAGCAATTTAAAACATTCGAGGACAAGTCCAGCGCCATTATGCAAAATGGTGTTAACGAAAGGCTTAGTAAGATGATCATGAAGTTTCACTTTCCATGGAGCAAACTGGCTGTTGCAAAGCCTGAATATAAAGAAATCGTTGAACTCTATTTG AATATATCCTGTGTGCATGGTCCAGCTGTGATGGAGCTAATGTGGGGCATACAAAATTGCATGCAACTTTTGGTGCCTATGGAAAAGCAAAAGTTGACTGAAGCAGACCGCCTCCCAATCAGTGAAGGACTTCATGCTCTCTTGAGTCGTTATGGTTGTGTAGTGAAACCAGAGATG GTCAGTGAGGAAATTGTTAATGTGGCTTCTGCATTGTTTTGGTGCGAATCTGTTGAGAAGGAAAATGAAACACCGTTGCGCAGTTTAGGCTGCCTCATCAATCGCGTGTCTGGCATCAATTGTGACAGCTGGTCCTTCCTGACAATTGCAACAGCTATTCAGGTGATATGGTGCCCTGAAGAAATTGCTGGGCCTTGTGAG GAGTTTTCAGCAAAAAAGAtttcaaggttgtttgaagatagAGATACATATGATGCTTATCTGGATAAGTATGAATGCGTGCGAACCTCTGTAGTTATGATAAAAGCTCATGATGTTAGGACAAGGAGCGAAAAACGATTGAAGTTCTTGGTCGAGCAGGCCAAAGCATCTGAAGCTTAA
- the LOC124675494 gene encoding nucleolar protein 58-like isoform X2 gives MSRRPGPSLPPPAKKPKGEGEPPKGEGDPPKGEGDPPKGEDDIMSVLFETPSGFAIFHCCASLIEGKDVLEGLWVKFTDNFDAYRLVWLKQFKTFEDKSSAIMQNGVNERLSKMIMKFHFPWSKLAVAKPEYKEIVELYLNISCVHGPAVMELMWGIQNCMQLLVPMEKQKLTEADRLPISEGLHALLSRYGCVVKPEMVSEEIVNVASALFWCESVEKENETPLRSLGCLINRVSGINCDSWSFLTIATAIQVIWCPEEIAGPCEEFSAKKISRLFEDRDTYDAYLDKYECVRTSVVMIKAHDVRTRSEKRLKFLVEQAKASEA, from the exons ATGAGCAGGCGACCtggcccctctcttcctcctccggcgaagaagccgaAGGGTGAAGGTGAGCCGCCGAAGGGTGAAGGTGACCCACCGAAGGGTGAAGGTGACCCACCGAAGGGTGAAG ATGATATAATGTCCGTGCTGTTTGAGACACCCTCTGGTTTCGCAATTTTCCATTGCTGTGCCTCACTCATTGAGGGCAAGGATGTCCTGGAG GGTTTATGGGTCAAATTCACGGATAATTTCGATGCATACCGT CTTGTTTGGCTAAAGCAATTTAAAACATTCGAGGACAAGTCCAGCGCCATTATGCAAAATGGTGTTAACGAAAGGCTTAGTAAGATGATCATGAAGTTTCACTTTCCATGGAGCAAACTGGCTGTTGCAAAGCCTGAATATAAAGAAATCGTTGAACTCTATTTG AATATATCCTGTGTGCATGGTCCAGCTGTGATGGAGCTAATGTGGGGCATACAAAATTGCATGCAACTTTTGGTGCCTATGGAAAAGCAAAAGTTGACTGAAGCAGACCGCCTCCCAATCAGTGAAGGACTTCATGCTCTCTTGAGTCGTTATGGTTGTGTAGTGAAACCAGAGATG GTCAGTGAGGAAATTGTTAATGTGGCTTCTGCATTGTTTTGGTGCGAATCTGTTGAGAAGGAAAATGAAACACCGTTGCGCAGTTTAGGCTGCCTCATCAATCGCGTGTCTGGCATCAATTGTGACAGCTGGTCCTTCCTGACAATTGCAACAGCTATTCAGGTGATATGGTGCCCTGAAGAAATTGCTGGGCCTTGTGAG GAGTTTTCAGCAAAAAAGAtttcaaggttgtttgaagatagAGATACATATGATGCTTATCTGGATAAGTATGAATGCGTGCGAACCTCTGTAGTTATGATAAAAGCTCATGATGTTAGGACAAGGAGCGAAAAACGATTGAAGTTCTTGGTCGAGCAGGCCAAAGCATCTGAAGCTTAA